The following are encoded together in the Xanthobacter autotrophicus Py2 genome:
- a CDS encoding protein of unknown function DUF81 (PFAM: protein of unknown function DUF81~KEGG: hypothetical protein) produces the protein MIVDPVFYAAAVPATILVGMSKGGFTGLSVLAQPILALAMSPIQAAAILLPVLIVQDVVSLYAYWRRWSVAELRRTLPAAVVGIVIGYLLAASVSDQAVALGIGLLSIAEAARHAVSKRRKRPAGEAGPGSAALWSAVAGFVSMIANAGGPPMMIYLLRRPRLAPEQFAATTAAFFSVVNWVKVPFFLALGQITGANLATSAVLLPVAIIATFAGVQLVRRVPADRFFGIIYLILAAVGLKLVFDGLPAF, from the coding sequence GTGATCGTCGATCCGGTGTTCTATGCGGCGGCGGTGCCGGCGACCATCCTCGTGGGCATGTCGAAGGGGGGCTTCACCGGCCTGTCGGTGCTCGCCCAGCCCATCCTGGCGCTGGCCATGTCGCCGATCCAGGCCGCCGCCATCCTTCTGCCGGTGCTCATCGTGCAGGACGTGGTGAGCCTTTATGCCTATTGGCGGCGCTGGAGCGTGGCCGAGCTGCGCCGCACCCTGCCGGCCGCCGTGGTGGGCATCGTCATCGGCTACCTTTTGGCGGCGTCCGTTTCCGACCAGGCGGTGGCGCTGGGCATCGGGCTGCTCTCCATCGCCGAGGCCGCCCGCCATGCCGTGTCGAAGCGGCGCAAGCGCCCGGCGGGCGAAGCCGGGCCGGGCTCGGCGGCCCTATGGAGCGCGGTGGCAGGCTTCGTCAGCATGATCGCCAATGCCGGCGGCCCACCCATGATGATCTACCTGCTGCGCCGGCCCCGCCTCGCGCCCGAGCAGTTCGCGGCCACCACCGCCGCCTTCTTCTCGGTGGTCAATTGGGTGAAGGTGCCATTCTTCCTCGCCCTCGGCCAGATCACCGGGGCGAACCTGGCCACCTCGGCGGTTCTGCTGCCGGTGGCGATCATCGCCACCTTTGCCGGTGTGCAGCTGGTGCGGCGCGTGCCGGCCGACCGCTTCTTCGGCATCATCTACCTCATCCTTGCGGCGGTGGGCCTAAAGCTGGTCTTTGACGGCCTGCCGGCCTTCTGA
- a CDS encoding peptidase M15D vanX D-ala-D-ala dipeptidase (PFAM: peptidase M15D vanX D-ala-D-ala dipeptidase~KEGG: sfu:Sfum_0509 peptidase M15D, VanX D-ala-D-ala dipeptidase), with translation MLCTSRDTPALPPVFFGAGRSYDCAPSPAIRAMPSFLMDRLVKPAALALSIAGLPLAADARTDRPALFVDVATLVPDAVFDVRYFSSDNFVGTRVDGYGAARCFLTRPAAEALAAVAAEAKAAGLGLRLFDCYRPARAVAHFARWASDLADTRTKAAFYPDVDKKDLFAEGYIAARSGHSRGSTLDLTLFDRATGADLDMGTPFDLFSPRSWPGSDAVTRAQKANRDRLAGFMARHGFQPFDKEWWHFTLKAEPFPDTYFDFPIE, from the coding sequence GTGCTGTGCACAAGCAGGGACACACCCGCCCTCCCGCCGGTTTTCTTCGGCGCGGGACGCTCATATGATTGCGCACCATCTCCCGCGATCCGCGCCATGCCCTCTTTCCTGATGGACCGACTGGTGAAGCCCGCTGCCCTTGCCTTGAGCATCGCCGGCCTGCCGCTGGCGGCCGATGCCCGCACCGACCGTCCGGCCCTGTTCGTGGACGTGGCCACGCTGGTGCCGGACGCCGTGTTCGACGTGCGTTATTTCAGCTCGGACAATTTCGTCGGCACGCGGGTGGACGGCTACGGCGCCGCGCGCTGCTTCCTCACCCGCCCGGCCGCCGAAGCGCTGGCCGCCGTGGCGGCGGAGGCGAAGGCCGCCGGGCTTGGCCTGCGCCTGTTCGATTGCTACCGCCCCGCCCGCGCGGTGGCGCACTTTGCCCGCTGGGCCAGCGATCTCGCCGACACCCGCACCAAGGCCGCCTTCTATCCCGACGTGGACAAGAAGGACCTGTTCGCCGAAGGCTATATCGCCGCCCGCTCCGGCCACTCGCGCGGCTCGACCCTGGACCTGACCCTGTTCGATCGCGCCACCGGGGCCGATCTCGACATGGGCACCCCCTTCGACCTGTTCAGCCCGCGCTCGTGGCCGGGCTCGGATGCGGTGACGAGGGCGCAGAAGGCCAATCGCGACCGGCTCGCCGGCTTCATGGCGCGGCACGGCTTCCAGCCGTTCGACAAGGAATGGTGGCACTTCACCCTGAAGGCCGAACCCTTCCCCGACACCTATTTCGATTTCCCCATCGAATAG
- a CDS encoding molybdopterin dehydrogenase FAD-binding (PFAM: molybdopterin dehydrogenase FAD-binding~KEGG: bja:blr3351 probable carbon monoxide dehydrogenase medium chain), with translation MKPAPFRLERPRDIAGATALLATGGDGAKAMAGSQSLGPMLNLRLAAPDLVVDLTGIDALRTVREEPGNIVYGALVTHADVEDGRAPDVGAHVLRRVAGGIAYRAVRNRGTIGGSLAHADPAADWVNALSALGAEVEIAGPAGTRRLTLAQFFTGALSTALAAGEILVAVRVPKVPASARFGYVKHCRKVGEFAHAIGAVLVDPAAGTCRALMGAIDAPPLVFPDAGFLFGGRIDAGFAARFDAAAADAALTAAGMDDAVDRHVHVEVLRRAAAQAANLFTETRSAA, from the coding sequence ATGAAGCCCGCGCCCTTCCGCCTGGAGCGTCCGCGCGACATCGCCGGTGCCACGGCTCTCCTCGCCACCGGCGGCGACGGGGCGAAGGCCATGGCCGGCTCGCAGTCCCTCGGCCCCATGCTGAACCTGCGCCTCGCCGCGCCCGACCTGGTCGTGGACCTCACCGGCATCGACGCCTTGCGCACGGTGCGCGAGGAGCCGGGCAACATCGTCTATGGCGCCCTCGTCACCCATGCGGACGTGGAAGACGGGCGGGCTCCGGACGTGGGCGCGCACGTCCTGCGCAGGGTGGCGGGCGGCATCGCCTATCGCGCGGTGCGCAATCGCGGCACCATCGGCGGAAGCCTTGCCCATGCCGACCCCGCAGCCGACTGGGTGAATGCCCTGTCCGCCCTCGGCGCCGAAGTGGAGATCGCCGGCCCCGCCGGCACCCGGCGCCTCACCCTGGCGCAGTTTTTCACGGGCGCTCTTTCGACCGCACTGGCGGCCGGGGAAATCCTCGTCGCCGTGCGGGTGCCCAAGGTGCCCGCCTCCGCGCGCTTCGGCTATGTGAAGCACTGCCGGAAGGTGGGCGAGTTCGCCCACGCCATCGGCGCCGTGCTGGTGGACCCGGCAGCGGGAACCTGTCGCGCGCTGATGGGCGCCATCGACGCCCCGCCCCTCGTCTTCCCCGATGCCGGCTTCCTCTTTGGCGGCCGCATCGATGCCGGTTTTGCCGCCCGCTTCGACGCAGCCGCCGCCGACGCCGCCCTCACCGCCGCCGGCATGGACGATGCGGTCGACCGCCACGTGCATGTGGAGGTGCTGCGCCGCGCCGCTGCGCAGGCGGCGAACCTCTTCACCGAGACGCGGAGCGCCGCATGA
- a CDS encoding amidohydrolase (PFAM: amidohydrolase; Amidohydrolase 3~KEGG: bja:blr3349 dihydroorotase), translated as MADPAGYDILLKGGHVICPASGIDGTFDVAIRDGRIAAVEPTILPSGAAEVIDVSGKLVLPGMIDTHGHVYQYVTGRFGLNPDMVGVDSGVTTVIDQGGPSCMTLPGFRKFIAEPSDTRVYAFLSAYLVGGLEGHYYPNLYSPECVDIDATVRSAIANRDLVRGIKGHAEIGGFARWGIRVMEMAAEIARRAELPLYVHFGTLWGLPESGANGEDADTILERVIPLLKEGDVLAHPFTRHPGGFVNQQGEVHHVIRAALDRGLKVDVGHGSHFSYRLAKKAISAGVVPHTLGADMHGYNTHVPPPAGTPAEHYDDENHPFKGQARFSLTQAMSSMMALGLSLADVVPMVTSNPAQMIGLTDRIGALKVGYAADVSVLDDHRGRFLLRDNEDTRVIAERLLTPAFCLRAGKRFDARAPILPQAVAA; from the coding sequence ATGGCTGACCCCGCAGGCTACGATATCCTCCTCAAGGGCGGACACGTCATCTGCCCCGCCTCCGGCATCGACGGCACCTTTGACGTGGCGATCCGCGATGGTCGCATCGCGGCGGTGGAACCCACCATCCTGCCGTCGGGCGCGGCCGAGGTTATCGATGTCTCCGGCAAGCTGGTGCTGCCGGGCATGATCGACACCCATGGCCACGTCTACCAGTACGTCACCGGCCGCTTCGGCCTGAACCCGGACATGGTGGGGGTCGACTCCGGCGTCACCACCGTCATCGACCAGGGCGGCCCCTCCTGCATGACCCTGCCGGGGTTCCGGAAGTTCATCGCCGAACCCTCCGATACCAGGGTCTACGCCTTCCTCTCGGCCTATCTGGTGGGCGGGCTCGAGGGCCATTACTACCCGAACCTGTACAGCCCCGAATGTGTCGATATCGACGCCACCGTGCGCTCGGCCATCGCCAACCGCGACCTGGTGCGCGGCATCAAGGGCCATGCGGAAATCGGCGGCTTCGCCCGCTGGGGCATCAGGGTAATGGAGATGGCGGCGGAGATCGCCCGCCGTGCCGAACTCCCGCTCTATGTGCATTTCGGCACCCTGTGGGGCCTGCCCGAGAGCGGCGCCAACGGCGAGGACGCCGACACCATCCTGGAGCGCGTCATCCCGCTGCTGAAGGAAGGCGACGTGCTGGCCCACCCCTTCACCCGCCATCCCGGCGGCTTCGTGAACCAGCAGGGCGAGGTCCACCACGTCATCCGCGCCGCCCTCGACCGCGGCCTGAAGGTGGATGTGGGCCACGGCAGCCACTTCTCCTACCGCCTTGCGAAAAAAGCCATTTCCGCCGGCGTCGTGCCCCACACGCTGGGTGCCGACATGCATGGCTACAACACCCATGTGCCGCCCCCCGCCGGCACCCCGGCGGAGCACTATGACGACGAGAACCACCCCTTCAAGGGCCAGGCCCGCTTCAGCCTGACCCAGGCCATGAGCTCCATGATGGCCCTCGGCCTGTCGCTCGCCGACGTGGTGCCCATGGTCACCAGCAACCCGGCGCAGATGATCGGCCTCACCGATCGCATCGGCGCGCTGAAGGTGGGCTATGCCGCCGATGTCTCGGTGCTGGACGACCATCGCGGCCGCTTCCTGCTGCGCGACAACGAGGACACCAGGGTGATCGCCGAGCGGCTGCTCACCCCCGCCTTCTGCCTGCGCGCCGGCAAGCGCTTCGATGCCAGGGCCCCCATCCTGCCACAGGCGGTGGCGGCGTGA
- a CDS encoding esterase/lipase-like protein (KEGG: acr:Acry_1431 esterase/lipase-like protein), with product MSAAAAPAPQAIWDTLSRAERDAAYNNNAAVPDSAAWVAARDLAAAEFRATARAHLDIPYGDGARQKLDLYPGRAGAPCLVFIHGGYWQRNTREAFAHYAQGPLAHGWSVAMPGYTLAPDARLGQIVAEIGAALDLIARDGAAYGITGPLVVSGWSAGAQLAVMQLDHPAVTAGLAVSGVYELAPIRDTFLNGPLDLSDAEIATLSPLRHAPSHKPLAIAYGTAELPALVQDSRALAARRTAAHAPGALLPIAGANHFSILDELRRPDGQLVRAALDLMPGAAA from the coding sequence GTGAGCGCGGCCGCCGCTCCGGCCCCGCAGGCGATCTGGGATACCCTGTCCCGGGCCGAGCGGGATGCCGCCTACAATAACAACGCCGCGGTGCCCGACAGCGCGGCGTGGGTGGCGGCGCGCGACCTCGCGGCGGCGGAATTTCGCGCCACGGCGCGCGCCCATCTCGACATCCCCTATGGCGACGGCGCGCGACAGAAGCTCGACCTTTATCCCGGCCGGGCGGGCGCGCCGTGCCTCGTTTTCATCCATGGTGGATATTGGCAGCGCAACACCCGCGAGGCCTTCGCTCATTATGCGCAGGGGCCTCTCGCCCACGGCTGGTCGGTGGCCATGCCCGGCTACACGCTGGCGCCCGATGCGCGCCTCGGCCAGATCGTGGCGGAGATCGGCGCGGCGCTGGATCTGATTGCCCGCGATGGCGCGGCCTATGGCATCACCGGGCCGCTGGTGGTCTCCGGCTGGTCGGCCGGCGCGCAGCTCGCGGTGATGCAGCTGGACCATCCGGCCGTCACCGCCGGCCTCGCGGTGTCCGGCGTCTATGAGCTGGCGCCGATCCGCGACACCTTCCTGAATGGTCCGCTCGACCTGTCGGATGCGGAAATCGCGACCTTGTCGCCGCTGCGCCATGCGCCGTCGCATAAGCCGCTGGCCATCGCCTACGGCACGGCGGAACTGCCAGCGCTGGTGCAGGATTCCCGTGCGCTTGCCGCCCGGCGGACGGCGGCCCATGCGCCGGGAGCGCTGCTGCCCATCGCCGGCGCCAACCACTTCTCCATCCTCGACGAATTGCGCCGCCCCGACGGCCAGCTGGTGCGCGCCGCCCTCGACCTGATGCCGGGAGCCGCCGCATGA
- a CDS encoding aldehyde oxidase and xanthine dehydrogenase molybdopterin binding (PFAM: aldehyde oxidase and xanthine dehydrogenase a/b hammerhead; aldehyde oxidase and xanthine dehydrogenase molybdopterin binding~KEGG: bja:blr3350 probable carbon monoxide dehydrogenase large chain), translated as MSETQMHEGVGARLPRKEDDRLMRGRGQFIADIRMTGMQDVAFVRSPLAHARICAIHVPDDLKGRVFTAADLDGVKPIRAVSGLPGFKVSEQPVLALGKVRQVGELIAICVADTRAEAEDMAARVELDLEELPALHDMLEARKPGARLVHEHWGDNVFLESLVNINIEAAFDAPVKVSRTISTARQCMAPIEGRGAIIHFDHRSDQLVVHTASQMPHIVRSGLSECLSMEEGQIRIISPDVGGGFGYKAILLAEEVCLGWLAQKLRRPVRWLEDRREHLTANANCREHHYEITLYAERDGTLRGIDCEASVDSGAYSAYPFSACLEAAQVASILPGPYDFPAYRCRTWSVATNKCPILPYRGVARTGVCFALEVALDALAAELGLAPEVVRLKNLVRPEQMPFDNITKKHFDSGDYPQALHRALDAIRADAVRARQTAGEADGRRIGLGLSIYCEQAAHGTSVYSGWGIPMVPGHEQAGARLTPDGGLELRIGAHSHGQGLETTLAQVAHEILGIPVARTRLVHGDTAMTPYSTGSWGSRVMVMAGGAVATACTELAERVRRIGAHMLQAPVDQVRLENRRVVGPAGDVTISQIAHTWYRRPQDLPADVDPHGLEVTAGYKPQRDSGTFSYAAHAVVVAVDPELGEVEILDYVIVEDGGTLVNPMVVDGQILGGLAQGIGTALYEEMPFDSSGQPLASTLADYLLPGAPEVPLPFIDHMATPSPYTTFGVKGIGEGGAIAPPAAIANAINDALRPLGSEMLRAPVTPRRIVESVLAARASRRSAA; from the coding sequence ATGAGCGAGACCCAGATGCACGAAGGCGTCGGCGCCCGTCTTCCCCGCAAGGAAGACGACCGGCTGATGCGCGGGCGCGGCCAGTTCATCGCCGATATCCGCATGACCGGCATGCAGGACGTGGCCTTCGTCCGCAGCCCTTTGGCCCATGCCCGCATCTGCGCCATCCACGTGCCGGACGACCTGAAGGGCCGCGTCTTCACCGCCGCCGATCTCGACGGGGTGAAGCCCATCCGCGCCGTCTCCGGACTACCGGGCTTCAAGGTGTCCGAACAGCCGGTGCTGGCCCTCGGCAAGGTGCGGCAGGTGGGCGAATTGATCGCCATATGCGTCGCCGACACCCGCGCCGAGGCCGAGGACATGGCCGCCCGCGTGGAGCTGGATCTCGAGGAGCTGCCCGCCCTCCACGACATGCTGGAGGCGCGCAAGCCCGGCGCGCGCCTCGTGCACGAGCATTGGGGCGACAACGTCTTCCTCGAAAGCCTCGTGAACATCAATATCGAGGCCGCCTTCGACGCGCCGGTGAAGGTCTCGCGCACCATTTCCACCGCGCGCCAATGCATGGCTCCCATCGAGGGGCGCGGCGCCATCATCCATTTCGACCACCGCAGCGACCAGCTGGTGGTGCACACCGCCAGCCAGATGCCGCACATCGTGCGCTCAGGCCTCTCCGAATGCCTCTCGATGGAAGAAGGCCAGATCCGCATCATCTCCCCGGATGTGGGCGGAGGCTTCGGCTACAAGGCCATCCTGCTGGCGGAGGAGGTCTGCCTCGGCTGGCTGGCGCAGAAGCTGCGCCGCCCGGTGCGCTGGCTGGAAGACCGGCGCGAACACCTCACCGCCAACGCCAATTGCCGCGAGCACCATTACGAGATCACGCTCTATGCCGAGCGCGACGGGACGTTGCGCGGCATCGACTGCGAGGCGAGCGTGGATAGCGGCGCCTATTCCGCCTATCCCTTCTCCGCGTGCCTTGAGGCCGCGCAGGTGGCGAGCATCCTGCCCGGCCCCTACGACTTTCCCGCCTACCGCTGCCGCACCTGGTCGGTGGCCACCAACAAGTGCCCCATCCTGCCCTATCGCGGCGTGGCGCGCACCGGCGTGTGCTTCGCACTGGAAGTGGCGCTGGATGCGCTGGCTGCGGAGCTGGGCCTTGCCCCCGAAGTGGTGCGGCTGAAGAACCTCGTGCGGCCCGAGCAGATGCCGTTCGACAACATCACCAAGAAGCATTTCGACAGCGGCGACTATCCCCAGGCGCTCCATCGCGCCCTCGACGCCATCAGGGCGGATGCGGTGCGCGCGCGCCAGACGGCGGGCGAGGCGGATGGCCGGCGCATCGGCCTCGGCCTCTCCATCTATTGCGAGCAGGCGGCGCACGGCACCTCGGTCTATTCCGGTTGGGGCATTCCCATGGTGCCCGGCCACGAGCAGGCCGGCGCACGCCTCACCCCCGACGGCGGGCTGGAACTGCGCATCGGCGCCCATTCCCACGGCCAGGGGCTGGAGACCACGCTGGCCCAGGTGGCGCACGAAATCCTCGGCATTCCGGTCGCCCGCACCCGGCTGGTGCACGGCGACACCGCCATGACTCCCTATTCCACGGGAAGCTGGGGCTCGCGGGTGATGGTGATGGCGGGCGGGGCGGTGGCCACCGCCTGCACGGAACTCGCCGAGCGTGTCCGGCGCATCGGCGCCCACATGCTGCAGGCGCCCGTGGATCAGGTGCGTCTCGAAAACCGGCGCGTGGTCGGCCCGGCGGGCGATGTGACCATCAGCCAGATCGCCCATACCTGGTACCGCCGCCCGCAGGACCTGCCGGCGGACGTGGATCCCCACGGGCTGGAAGTCACCGCCGGCTACAAGCCGCAGCGCGACAGTGGCACCTTCAGCTATGCCGCCCATGCGGTGGTGGTGGCGGTGGATCCGGAGCTGGGCGAGGTGGAGATCCTCGACTACGTCATCGTGGAAGATGGCGGCACGCTGGTGAATCCCATGGTGGTGGACGGGCAGATCCTCGGCGGCCTCGCCCAGGGCATCGGCACCGCGCTTTACGAGGAAATGCCCTTCGACAGCTCCGGCCAGCCCCTGGCATCGACGCTGGCGGACTATCTGCTGCCCGGCGCGCCGGAAGTGCCCCTGCCCTTCATCGATCATATGGCGACGCCCTCGCCCTACACGACATTCGGCGTGAAGGGCATCGGCGAAGGCGGTGCCATCGCGCCGCCGGCGGCCATCGCCAACGCCATCAACGACGCGCTGCGCCCGCTGGGAAGCGAGATGCTGCGCGCGCCCGTCACCCCGCGCCGCATCGTCGAGAGCGTGCTTGCGGCCCGCGCCAGCCGCAGGAGCGCCGCATGA
- a CDS encoding transcriptional regulator, MarR family (PFAM: regulatory protein MarR~KEGG: bxe:Bxe_B1065 transcriptional regulator, MarR family): protein MAVTKSQANSDAYKAGPQSHSDGGWPLSDRPGFLARRVHQIHVSLFSELCAPFGVTPVQYSLLSALAGREAADQTTLSRIVALDRTTTTGALKRLEARGLVRRGTSATDRRSQSCALTPEGRRLLEEMEALARKAHAATVDMLSPEERTQFIEIMKKIVSAHGGRQTSFDLL from the coding sequence GTGGCTGTGACGAAATCTCAAGCAAACTCAGATGCCTACAAAGCGGGGCCGCAGAGCCACTCGGACGGGGGGTGGCCGCTGTCGGACCGGCCCGGCTTCCTCGCCCGGCGGGTGCACCAGATCCATGTCAGCCTGTTTTCTGAGCTGTGTGCCCCATTCGGTGTGACGCCGGTGCAGTACAGCCTTTTGTCCGCTTTGGCGGGGCGGGAAGCGGCGGACCAGACCACCCTCTCGCGCATCGTCGCGCTGGATCGCACCACCACCACCGGCGCCCTCAAACGCCTTGAGGCGCGTGGCCTGGTGCGCCGCGGAACCTCGGCCACCGACCGCCGCTCCCAGAGCTGCGCGCTGACCCCGGAGGGGCGGCGCCTGCTGGAGGAGATGGAAGCCCTGGCCCGAAAGGCTCATGCCGCCACCGTCGACATGCTCAGCCCAGAGGAGCGGACTCAATTCATTGAGATCATGAAGAAAATCGTTTCAGCGCACGGCGGGCGGCAGACGTCTTTCGATCTGCTCTAA